TGTTTTCTTCTGGGAAAACCTGACGGCGTATTTCTATAATAATACAGTGGAAGGCTTCAATATTGAAGATGGTACAAGTTATGGTACAGCGATTATTTGTCATGATTCTAATGGCGGTGAAGTAAGTGGAAATACTTTTACCAATAATGCTGGTTCAATCAATATATCTAATAGTGTGAATATGCTAATTCAAAATAATACAGTTTCTGAATTCACCAAGTGGGGAATAAGCAGCGGTTCGTCTATTGATTGTACATTTACAGGTAATTCAATTTCATCCACTCAGGAATATCTGCTTTATGGCTTTTTGATTGGAAATAGTTCATATGGAATCCTGGTGAATGATAATGATATTGATTTACCTACATATTCACTGCTGATAGAGGGATCTCATCCAGATAGTCTATATAATGTCCGCCCTTATGGTATTTCTGTAAGCACTGGTGGAGATTTTGATAATACAATCCAGGATAATGTTATTGAAGGTTGTGCTCGTTCAATTGAAAATGAATCCAATCAGTTTGGTTTAATTACTATTACTGGTAATACTTTTGGTGAAATGGTAAGCCCTTCTTTTGCAGCCATTTTCTTTGATGGTGGAAATGCAAATATTGTCGAAAATACTTTCGCTGATACTGTTCGCTCTATAGAATTTGTTAATACCGGCAATATCAATGTAACCGGCAACATTTTCACAGGTATGAGTTATGATGGTCTCTCTACTATTAATTTGCAGCATGACTGTTTTGGTACTGTGACTATTTCTGAAAACTCATTTGGAGATAGCCGCGAAGTTAATATCTGGAACCAGAGTTCTATGCTTACTGGTGATACGCTCGATGCCACTTATAACTGGTGGGGTGATATATATCCTTTAGATAATATTGTTGACCTAACTGCTCCAATTGCTCCTGATACTACCTGGACACCTGCTAAGCCTGTGGACTATACACCCTGGTATCTGGATGCCACTATGGACGAACTTGTCTGGTCTGTAGATACTACTATTTCAGCAGATCTTAATCCTGGCTGGAATCTGTGGAGTTCTAATATCACAATTGTAAATGATTCAATTGAAGTAGTTCTAGCTCCTATTATGGATAATCTGGTTAAAGTGAAAAGTATTCTGGAAAGTTATGATCCTGATCTTCCATCTACTTTTAATACATTATCAACTATTGATAATGGAAAAGCATATTGGATCAATGTTGATGCACTGGTTACTTTAGAGCTTAGTGGTACTCCTTTGGCAGTTAGTACAGATATTGACCTTTCATCCGGCTGGAATCTTGTTGCATTCATTCCTCAAGAAGCGTATGCTGTTGAATATGCCTTTGCCATATTGATCAATAATTCCCAATTGGTAAAAGTGAAAAGTATTATGGAAAGTTATGATCCGTTGTTACCTTCTACCTTTAATACTCTTGAATTTTTAGAACCAACAAACGGTTACTGGGTAAATGTAAATACTGACCTGATATTCCACTATCCTGAAGCTGCCAGAAGTGCTGTAAATACTACTGAACACAATTACTACTGGAATCCTGTGATTTATACAAATAGCACCTGTGCTTATGCTCATATTGACCTCATGAATGGTCAGATTGGTGCCTTTGTAGATGGAGAATGCCGGGCAGTAACAGAGATCACTAATGGTTATGTATCATTGGTCATCAATGGTGAAGAACCTGAAGCAGTTCACTTCAAATTATTTCACAACGGTAGCGTAACTGAGCTTGATGCAAGTATAACTACTGCTCCGGGGGAAGATATCTTCTTTGAATTTGAGAGCTATATTCCTGTTTCTACTCGCTTAAATGGAGCATATCCTAATCCATTCAATCCTGAAACTACTATCAGTTTTGAACTCGCCCAGGCTTCTGATGTTGCCATTAATATCTATAATGTCCGCGGACAGAAAGTAGCTGAACTGGTTAATGATCATTTTAATACTGGTGTTCACAGTGTCACCTGGAATGCTGCAAATCAGGCTTCTGGTGTATATTTTATGAGACTGCAAACTGATAATGAATCGACTACTCAAAAAGTTATCTTGATGAAGTAGTATAATAACAAATGTAGGAGCAGACTTGCGTTCTTTGCGGTCTGCTCTTTTTTTTATCTAAAATATGAAAAAATGTATAATTTGTATAATAGTATTATTTGTCACAAGCCTCTTAGCACAGGATTTCTCCTATTCACCATATATCAATGATCAGAGTATTCAGCTCAATCTTTCAATCAATGAGCAGGTGCTGGAAACAGGATTTGTGGAAATCACCGGATACATTGAAGGCTCTCCCGAGCAGCTTGCCTGGGATTGGGGTGATGGCAGTCCGGTGGAATACGGTTTTTTCCCAAATGCTCATATTTATCAGGATCTACAGCAGGATTATTTATTAACCGTAACTGCCAGCTACCCCCAAGGATATAATGGCTATTATGAATATTCCAAAGAGAAATATCTGCGTTTCACTGCTATTCAGATAAATCCAGTACCGCTTAATGAAGATCTCTTAGTATATATACCTGAAACCAGTATTCTTTTAAGCAGCAGGATGCCAGGTTATGGTATTCCGCAGGGTCTGGAAGGTTTTTCTGATGACGAATTTTCACTCTGGCAGCGTGATGATATTGAATATATGCTTTCTCTGGCTGCCAGTTTGCAATACTATTATGCTAATAACAATATATTTCTAATTAATGATGCTTTTCATCAGTTTATGCTGAAAGATGAAGATTTTGCTGGGATGTATTCTCTCTGGTACACTTCCCCGGTAGCTTTTGGGGTAAGTGCTTCCACTTTGGCATCCAACATAGGCTGGTCATCTTTTTTCCACGAGATGGGGCATAATATCACCTTGAACAGTCCCGCTGAATATTATTATGGTGGTAAAATTGATGGTTGTGCCAATGCCATTTTTTCGGAAACAATGGCTCAGATATTTCAACACATCACGGGTTATTATGTGATCAATGAAAGTGCTCAATATGGACTTGATGCAGGCATTGCCAGTAATATCACAGATTCCATGGAGCAGTCTTTTCAAATACTGCGCTTTAATCGGGATATCTATCTGTATGGAAATGATGATCCTAATGATCCCTGGTTTGATTGTGAACCACTCCAGTATGAAAGCTGGAATGATCCGGGAACTACCTGGGATGAAACGCTCTATACCTTTATGACTCTTGCCTATGAATTCTTTGTGGTGGCTGATTCGCTGCAAGTGGAGTATCGCGTTGCCATAAAAAAAACTATGGAACTGCTGCAGCTTTTTGACTCTGAACTTCAGATTGCCTGGGGTGCCTCGGTCAATTCACCAGCAGCAGAAGAAGTACGTGCTACTCTGATGATAGCTGCATTTAGTTATGGATTTAGTGCTGATCTGCGGGAACATTTCACTGATTTGGCTTTTCCAATAAATGATGAACTGTTTACTCAGCTTACTGGGAGAGTTACTGGTGGTATCACTCTTGATTTTCCTGCTTCTTTTGTTGTACAGGAAGATGATGACCAATACTGGGATATTTCAGGAAATTACTGGTCTCTGATGCCAGAAAGCCTGCAATGGCAATTCACAGCAGAAAATATAAATTGTTACATTGATAATGATTCACTGCTTGTTCAACCAGAGCCTGATTTTTCCGGCTATAATTATATTATTGTTCAAGCGAATAGTCCTGAATTGCAGTTTTCCTGCTCAGATACATTCCTGGTATATGTAGCTGCTGTACCCGACCCACCGTATATCGTTGGGCAGATTCCAGAATATGCTCTTAATGCTAATGAGCAGGTACAATTAGACTTGCTGGACTATTTTTCAGATCCAGATCTGATATATGGAGATCAGCTTTCTTTTACGATTGATGCCCAAAA
This genomic window from Candidatus Stygibacter australis contains:
- a CDS encoding right-handed parallel beta-helix repeat-containing protein yields the protein MKKVILLITLFAFLALGAEIITVTGDETIQDAIDRAADGDTVIVPEGTYAGTILIEKNLVLQGEGNAILTPPTDFGSANSLLIVRGDNANDAIVVTIQNLNIQNSVDNPIKYGVFFWENLTAYFYNNTVEGFNIEDGTSYGTAIICHDSNGGEVSGNTFTNNAGSINISNSVNMLIQNNTVSEFTKWGISSGSSIDCTFTGNSISSTQEYLLYGFLIGNSSYGILVNDNDIDLPTYSLLIEGSHPDSLYNVRPYGISVSTGGDFDNTIQDNVIEGCARSIENESNQFGLITITGNTFGEMVSPSFAAIFFDGGNANIVENTFADTVRSIEFVNTGNINVTGNIFTGMSYDGLSTINLQHDCFGTVTISENSFGDSREVNIWNQSSMLTGDTLDATYNWWGDIYPLDNIVDLTAPIAPDTTWTPAKPVDYTPWYLDATMDELVWSVDTTISADLNPGWNLWSSNITIVNDSIEVVLAPIMDNLVKVKSILESYDPDLPSTFNTLSTIDNGKAYWINVDALVTLELSGTPLAVSTDIDLSSGWNLVAFIPQEAYAVEYAFAILINNSQLVKVKSIMESYDPLLPSTFNTLEFLEPTNGYWVNVNTDLIFHYPEAARSAVNTTEHNYYWNPVIYTNSTCAYAHIDLMNGQIGAFVDGECRAVTEITNGYVSLVINGEEPEAVHFKLFHNGSVTELDASITTAPGEDIFFEFESYIPVSTRLNGAYPNPFNPETTISFELAQASDVAINIYNVRGQKVAELVNDHFNTGVHSVTWNAANQASGVYFMRLQTDNESTTQKVILMK